The stretch of DNA CGGACTAATTGGGCAACGATACGCCCAGGTGGCCGAAAAGGTCTTTGGTAACAAACTGAAACTGAGGTAAAGTCTGATTTGGGGTAGATCCGGCTGTATTTGAGATGGGCCGCGATCGCCCTGTGATCAGATGAGGAGTCAGTTCATGCTGAAGCTTTATGGTGGAGCCCGCAGTCGGGCATCCATTGTGCAATGGTACTTAGAAGAAATTAGCATTCCCTACGAATTCATCTTGCTGGATATGCCAGCAGGGGCTCATTTGCAGCCCGATTTTTTGGCGATCAACCCGATGGGGAAAGTGCCAGCGATCGTGGATGGAGACTATAAACTTTGGGAATCTGGTGCAATCTTGCTGTACTTAGCTGAGAAATATAGCCAGACACCTATCTCACCGGAACAGCGAGGTGAGATTGCTCAATGGATTTTGTTTGCTAATGCGACGCTAGGGCCAGGAATCTTTGTCGAGTCGAGCCGAGAACGGGAATCTGCCCGTCTATTTCCAGCATTAAATCAAATT from Trichocoleus desertorum ATA4-8-CV12 encodes:
- a CDS encoding glutathione S-transferase family protein gives rise to the protein MLKLYGGARSRASIVQWYLEEISIPYEFILLDMPAGAHLQPDFLAINPMGKVPAIVDGDYKLWESGAILLYLAEKYSQTPISPEQRGEIAQWILFANATLGPGIFVESSRERESARLFPALNQIFEQRPFLVGNDFSVADVAVGSMLAYMPMMLKLDFNAYPGIQDYLKRVTERPAYQKVMSARAA